DNA from Streptococcus parasuis:
TCAATTCCAACAGCATTGATGGTTTGCGCATTCTTATGTGGACTAATTGTCAATGCCGAACCAAAGTAGTCAAAACCAAGTTCAACCGCCTTTTCAGCGGTCTTGTCCAAACGATAATCATAACATACCTTGCAACGGTCTCCACCCTCTGGCTCATTAGCCAGATGCTGGGTTTTTTTGAAAAATTCCTGAGGGCTATAGTCAGCTTCCAAATAACCCACAGTTTGACCCGTTTTCTGGTTGAAATCACTGACAAACTGTGCAGTCACAGCTGCTCGCCGTTGGTATTCCGCCTTTGGATGAATATTGGAATTGGCAAAATAGATAGTAACATCCGCATATTGTGTCAAATATTCCAGTGTATAGGTAGAACATGGTGCACAACAAACATGCATGAGAATCTTGGGACGAATTCCAGATGACTGCCATGAAGCTGCCATTTTCTGAAAAACCTTGTCATAATTGACCTTTTGATTTGGCGATAATTGAGTTAAAATCTCTTCAACTGTTATCATATAACCTCACAATCATCCTTTCTTTCACTTCCAGCCAACCAAGAGCACACCTTCAATGGTAATTTCAGTCAACTGCTTTAAGTCCAGCCTAGACTGGTCCACTTGGAAAAAGAGGGGGGTCATATCTGCCAATACTTGAGCATGATCGACAGAAATCGACAGGGTACGACTGACAAAGACCTCTTCAACCTGTCCCACATAAGCCTTAAAATGCTCCACTATATCACGGTTATCATAGGACTCCTTGCGGAGTTGGTCTTTGGCTAAATGGCGGAGCTCCTTGAGGTGATTGGGGCCTGGGACCAGTTTGAGAATAGCCCCACCAACTTTCAATACTCTGGCAAACTCCTGATAATTGGCTGGGGAAAAGATGTCCAAGATGCCGTCAATGGTCTTGTCTTGAATCGGTAACTTGGTCAAGTCTCCGACAAACCATTTGACTGACTTGGTACTGTCAGATCTGGCTGCTAGGAGTATGGAATCCTTAGAAATATCAAAAGCAAGAATGTCCAAGTCCATTTTCTCGGCTAATTTGCGGGAATAAAAGCCCTCTCCACAGCCGATGTCCAAGACTGACTGCAAACCCAGCTCTGCTATTTTCCCCTCCAAAGCCTCGTAGAGATGATCGTAATAGCCTGCCTCTAAAAAGGCCTGGCGATTTTCAAAGCTAGACTTGTGGTAGTTGGCAGACTGCTTGACCTGGGGTGCCAGATTGACGTAGCCCTGCTTGGCGATGTCGAAGGTATGGCGGTTGGGGCAGCGGAGGCTGTTGAGGTCAAGACCAAGAGCCTGCCCACAATGTGGACAGGCGAAAAATTGGTCGCTATTGCTAAAACGTGGATGTTTGGTCATGTTAGGTATTTTCTTTTCTAAAGCGGTGCAGGGCTAGTCCTGATAGGAGCGTGGCAATGGCTCCTGTAAAAACTAGCAAGTAGCCAATTGGGAGCAGGTAGAAGTTTTCATGCAGGATGCCGTTGGCATCGACATATTCGACGGAATTGGCCTTGATGAGAAAGCAGACTAGGCCTAAAACCATGAGAAAGCTTCCGATAATGGTAATGGTCAGGTGCATCTGGGTACGACGGCCTTCGCGACCGTCCTTGACTAGTTTTTCTGTCATGTTGTTCATGTCAGTTCCTCCTAAGATAAGTTGATCTAGGGAGATTGAAAAGACAGAGGACATGAGAATCAAGAGTTCCAAATCGGGTAGGTTTTTGTCATTTTCCCAGTTGGAAACAGCCTACCACGTCACATTGAGTTTGAGGGCAAACTGTTCCTGAGTCAAACCATTTTTCTTGCGTAAGTCTTTGATTTGTTGTCCAAAGTTCACTTCCTTCTCCTTTCAGGACCTGGCTTGCAGGCCCTGACTTTATCTTAGCTTGTCGGTCGATCTTTGCCAAGAAAGGCTGGCTTGCAAATAACATTTTTGACCGCAAGGTCATATTGCGGCAGACTTTTTCCAGCGCAAGTCCTGCTTGCAAGCCTGTCCTATCAAGGTATTAGGTTAGTATCAACTTCCTGTCAACCTAGCCAAGCTGTTCCGATAAGTCTTCCCATTCTTCCATGAGGCTATCTTGTTGGTTTGTCAGTTGGTCAATTTCTTTTTGATAATCGGTCAACGAACCAATGTCATTGGTTTCTAGCATGGCTTGGTTGAGCTCACTCAAGCGGTTCTCAATAGTCTCGATTTCTACCTCGATTTGCTCGATGCGGCGGGCCAATTTGCGTTGCTCTTTTAGATTTTCCTTTTGGGCTTGGTAATCCATGGCTCCGGTTGATTGGTTAGCCGTTTCTATCTGTTCAGGCAGGGCTTCTGCTTCCAGCTCTGCCTTTTTCTCCAAATAATAATCATAGTCGCCCAAATAGAGCGTGGAGCCAGTTTCCGAGATTTCCAGTACCTTGGTGGCGACGCGGTTGATGAAATAGCGGTCGTGGCTGACAAAAAGCAGGGTGCCATCAAAGTCGATGAGGGCATTTTCCAAGACCTCTTTGCTGTCGATATCCAAGTGGTTGGTCGGCTCATCAAGGATGAGGAAGTTGTTGTTTTCCATGGACAGCTTGGCGAGGAGCAGGCGGGCTTTTTCCCCACCAGACAGCATGGAGACGGACTTTTTGACATCATCACCTGAGAAGAGAAAGGCTCCAAGGCGGTTGCGGATTTCCACTTCAGGTGTGGTCGGAAAGGCTGACCAGAGCTCCTCCAAGACCGTGTTGGAGGGCGTCAGTGCCGACTGGGTCTGGTCATAGTAGCCCACTTCCACATTGGCACCTAGCTTGGCTTCCCCTTTGATAAATGGCAGAGCTCCGATGATGGATTTGAGCAGGGTTGTTTTTCCGATTCCATTGGGACCAACTATAGCAATGGCATCCAGCTTTCGTTGGTCAATGGAAATAGGCTGAGAGAGAATGTCTCCATCGTAACCCACCGCAGCATTTTCCACTGTCAAGACGATATTGCCAGAAGTCTTGTCCGACTGGAAAGTCATGTTGGCAGACTTCTGACCAGTTGTTGGCTTGTCCAGTCGCTCTATCTTCTCCAACTGCTTGCGTCTAGCTTGGGCACGCTTGGTGGTCGAAGCACGGACAATATTTTTTTGGACAAAGTCTTCTAACTTGGCAATTTCCTTTTGTTGTTTCTCATAGTTTTGCAACTCGGTCTGCAGCTTCTGTTCTTTGAGCTCAACAAACTGAGAATAATTGCCCACATAGCGATCCAAGGAATGCTTGGTCAAATCCAGAGTGACCGTTGCTACCTTATCTAAGAAATAGCGGTCATGGCTGACAATGATCAAGGCTCCTTTGTAATGTACTAGGTAGTTTTCCAGCCAGGCAATCGTGTCAATGTCCAGATGGTTGGTTGGCTCATCCAGCACCAATAATTCCGGGTTTTCAAGCAACATTTTTGCCAGTGCAAGACGAGTATTCTGCCCACCAGAGAGCTCAGAGATTTTCATATCCCACATGGTCTGGTCAAACTTAAAACCATTCAAAATAGCACGGATGTCTGCCTCATAGTTAAAGCCACCAGCCAGACGAAATTCTTCCGACAGACTATCATAGGTCTTCATCAGCTGGTCGAGTTCATTGCCAGACAGACTGCCCATTTGCTCTTCCATACCACGTAGACGTTTTTCTGTCGTCCGCAAGTCGTCAAAGACATGGAGCATTTCATCGTAAATGGTATTTTCCGACTGGAATCGACTGTCCTGCGCCAGATAAGAAAGGGATAAATCCCGTTTGGTAGAAATCTCACCGCTAGTCGCTGCTTCTTCTCCGACAAGGATTTTTAGCAAGGTGGACTTGCCTGCGCCATTTTTTCCGACAAGGGCAATCCGATCCCGTTCATCTACTTGAATGTTGATATTGTTAAATAAAACTTCGCCCGCAAAAGAGCGCTCAATCTTGTTTCCGCTTAGAATAATCATAGCAATATTGTACCATAATTTAGGGTAACAGTGCGGAATCCTTTTTCTGATTTCAACAAAAAACAGCGACTTTTCAGTTGCTGTTTTTCATGTGATTTTCACATTTTCTAACCTAAGCCATTCAGTAGTTCCTTATTCTGCCAAAGCAGGTAAAGTCCACCAACAATAATGATGACCATGATCATAAACTTAATCAAGCCTTTCACAAATCGAATGATGACTAGCAGTATCATCGAGACAATCAACCATCCCCATGCAGAGGAATTCAATAATGATTCCATTCCAGCAAGGCTGTTCCCCGCCAAATCACGCACCGGGGCAGGAATTTTTTCCACCCAGTCCGATGATACACCCAATTGATTCATAATTGACTGCCCACTTGTCTTCAGCCATGCAAAAATGCCGGCATTATAGAGAAATAGTAGAGCTTGCTCAGGATATCGCTTTAATAAATTGCGAAACATGTTAAGATAGACTCCTTTATTTATTTTATGATTCAATTATCAGTCAATACGTAGTATAAAGCTGGACAACTGCATCAATATCTGCCTGCTGAATACCATGATTGGAACCCGCTGACTCCATGACAGATGTCTGATTATCTTCATGGTCTAGACCAATCGCGTGTCCTAATTCGTGTTCAGCTGTGTGAACAATCCGATCCATATCATAACCATATTGTTCATTTAACAAATAATAACTATTTAAGCGAACCGTTACTGAACTATAATAATTCGTAAGTAAGTTCGTTGTTGAATTGGCTTCGCCTGCTGCCTGCGTATTTCCATCATTCATCTCAGTTGCGATAATATCGGCCTGACTCGGATCAGTCGTCACAACAAATGTGAAGGTACCCGTGGCATTCCAATTTGCAATAGCCGTCTGATAGGCAGCAACAAATGTTGGATTCTGGGTTTCGATATAAATGGTCGCAGTATTACTTTCCCAACGGCCATGATCGGCTGTATTCACCGTATCAGTTGTGAGGTGTTTAATGGTATCAACACCTTCTTCTAAAGATACCTCTGATTGTCCATTGACCATCAATTGAACTTCTTGTGCCAATGTTTGAAGCATTTGAGGGGCCGCATCTTTTTGAAAATAGAACAGCAATCCCAAACCACAGGTGATGACCACCATTGATAACCAAACTAAGCCCCAAAACGTTCGCCAAATCCACCAAATAATACTTTTAATAATATTCATAAACTATACCTCTACCTGGAAATAGGCTTCAGTATAGCTAAATTTTCTAAATCTTTTCTTAAAACTTAAGATAATCTTTCTTCTAATTCAAAATCAATTGGTAACCAGGATAAAACCTTTTCAATCTGCTGGTTCCAATAATACCATTCGTGTTTGCCAGGACCAACACTTGCTTCAATATCCAAACCCGCATTTTTTAAAGCATCAACCGCCTTTTGATGGCCATCAAAGAGAAAATCTTCTTCCCCACACCAGACATAGAACTTTGTTTTTTTATCCGATTGTTTGACCATTTCTAGCAAGCTATTTGGATTTTTTGTGTCAGAAATATCCCCAAAGACTCCCTGCCAGTAGGCCATATTTCCCAAGGACGCTGAGGCGGGATTGTCAAAATCAAACTGGAGAGCTCCTGACAAGGATGCTGCGTAAGAAAAACGATTTGTCCCCAGTGCCAATTTAAAAGCACCATAACCACCCATTGACAAACCAGCTATAAAGTTCTTTTCGCGCTGATTAGACATATTTGGGAAGAAGCGTTTCAAAATCTGAGGCAATTCAATCGCAAAGGCGTCATAGTAATTCATACCATAAGTAGTATTGGTATACCAGCCCTTATCTGTATTGACCATAACAACAATGAGATTGGTATAGCGAACCAGTCGTTCAATTGTCGACCGATTGAGCCAAGAGTCGTGGTTCCCTCCCATTCCATGTAGGAGATACAAAACAGGAATGTCTTTATCATCTGGATTTTCAACCCGATTCCGGTCTGGATAAAGGACATTGACCTGCCTAGACATATCCAATACTTCCGAGTGATATTCTATTTTCATAATAGCCATATATTTCTCCTTATTGGAAAGAGCCTGAGTTATCCTCGGCTCTTCACAAATTTATTAATCTCATTTAACTTCCATAATCACTGGCAAAATAGCTGGGCGACGTTTAGTCTGTTCAAATAGGAATTTAGCGAGGTCATCGCGAACAGCAGTTTTCAACTCTGTCCAGTCAAAACTATCTTTTGTAAAGTAATTTTCAACTGTTGCATTCACTAACTCTGAGGACTCACGCAAGATATCCTTACTCTTCTTGACATAGACAAATCCTCGGGTATTGACTTTAGCCTTAGAAATAATTTTCTTTTCACGACGATTGACTGTGATAGCTACAATAAAGATGCCATCTTCAGAGAGAATTTTACGATCACGCAGAACAATATTTCCAACATCACCGATTGCATTACCATCAATCATCACATCACCAGAAGGTACGGCACCATTGTGAACAAAGTCTCCATCTTCGAAGGACATCACATCACCGCGTTTGACGATAATAATATTCTCTGGGTACATACCGATTTCAAGAGCAGCTTTTGCATGAGCCTCCAATTGACGGTATTCCCCTTGGATTGGGAAAAGATATTTAGGCTTCATGATATTCATCATCAATTGAAGATCTCTAGAATTCCCATGACCTGACACGCGCAATTTCTTCGCAATGGATTGTACAACACCACCAGCTTTGTACACTAAGTTTTCAACACGGGCTACCACCGCTTCTTTTGAAATACTTGGAGTCGTAACAATATACACTAGATCTCCATCCTTGATTTCAACATACCTGTGTCTACCGATAGCCATTTTTCTCAAGCCATTCAAAGGCTCACCCATACGACCTGTTTCAAGAATAATGAGCTCATGGTCCTCATACTTCGCAATGTCTTTCGGCTTCACAAGTAGTTTTTCACTGACAAGATGCAACTTCTTCAGTTGAATAGCTGTACGGACAATGTTCTCTACGTCATGACCCGTTAAGACAATACGGCGACCTGTTTTTTCCGCAGCATCAAAAATTTGTTGGATACGGACAATATTGCTGGCAACTGCTGCAACAATGATACGACCATCCCAATCGGCAATTGTATTGAGAATTTCTTCCCTTGCTTCATGCATACTTGCACCCTGTTCACTGCTGTCTGCATTGGCAGAATCAGACAAGAGCGCTAAAACTCCCTCATTACCAATCTCAGCTAAGCGACTAAAATCAGTCTTGTAGAATTTATCTGCCGCCTGGTCAAATTTAAAATCACCAGTATAGACAATATTGCCTTGATCCGTTTTAATCACCACTCCCAAGCTTTCAGGAATGGAGTGAGTTGTTTGGAAGAAAGAAACAACCGAATCCCCAAAATCTATTTCAGTCTTCTCATTGATTACATGAAAATCATTGAATTTTTTCGTTGCATTATTATTTTTAACAATCAATTTTGCTAATTCAATCGTCAAATGCGAACCAAATACCGGCACCTTCACTTTTTCCAGAAGGTATGGAAGCGCCCCGATAGCATCCGCATGACCATGCGATAAAAAGACTCCTGCTACTCGGTGCTTATTTTCTTCCAAATATTCAAAGTTCGGAACGACAACATCCACACCAAGTTGTTCATTTTCTGGATACTTTGCACCCGCATCCAAAACAAATATATGCTCATTTACTTCGGCAATATAGAGGTTTTTCCCATTTTCCCGAACACCACCAAGAGCCATAATTTTAATTGTGCTCATCTTTACTCCTTTTGGACATCCCACAGGTGTCCATTTTATTTTTCTTACCAACGGTCCTTGGGAGTTCCAAGTCGAATTACAGTCTGCTATATCCGAATTTCCATTTTTTATGAAATGAGTTTGAAAAATCCATCATCATCAAAACTATTTCTAAATCCATATTTCTATATAGCTATCGTTTCTATTATACATTTTTTCAAGAAAATTTACAAAAACTCCGCTGAAAATCAACGAAGTTCCTATAAATAAATTTGTAACAAAATCACTTTTGTCTCCATTTGATGACGTCCATGCGAACCAAGTCCATAAACATTCTTACAAAATTGAAAAACTAACTATTTCATACTTCATCACAATTCAACGATATGGACTGAAAAACCAATTTCCTCAACAAAACGTAAAACATCCTTAGTCTTGACAAAAATTGTTTTGGTATTCACATTTGGATGAAAAGTTAGTATGGGTTGAGCTAAAATTTCTTTGTCAAAATAGACTTGAATATCCTTTTCAATATTATGCAACAAACCAAAAATAGAGACCACTCCAGCTGGCAAATGCATCTTTTCCATCAAACTATCACTAGAAGCCATCCGAATACGATTGGCTCCAACCAAATCACGAAAGTGCTTCATATCTAACTGTTTCTGGTCATCCATGATCAACAAATAGAAAGCTGTTTTCTTTTTGTTTGTCAGAAACATAGACTTGGTGCGAACTCCTTCTAATCCTTCAATAAAGCGATCCGCATCTTCTGTGGTCAAAGCAGCTGGGTGCTCAATAAACTCGTAATCAATTCCTAATTCTGCCAGTTTATTAAAAACAAGGTTTTCCATGACGCCACCTCTCTATGTATAATCGAATGAATTAGCTTTCAGACAAGGTACTAAGATGCAGGTAGCTAGAACAGCCTAGTGGGCTGTTCTAGGTTAGAAGTAAGACTTGCGAAACAAGTCACTTTAGTAGAGTACAGCAAGCCGAAAGTGACGACGTATCAAAGCTAATTCAAATGACTGATATTATTATAAGTATAGTATACTTCATTTTTTACATCACTCAAAGGAAAAGAAAAGCCTGGATTGCTCCAGACTTTAGGACCTGTATTCACAAGTGAAATGCTTTGAGTTAAGTCTAGTTTTTTTGCTAAAACTAGACTTAGAAGTACTGAACTATGACTACAGGTTCTTAATCAAACAACTTATAATAATCTTCCAGTTTCATCTTAGATTTTTCTTCAGCAGTCTGATCCTGAATAATCTGACCATTTTTCATGACAATCAATCGATTGCCGTGACGCAAAGCATCTTCCATCTGATGAGTTACCATAAGCGCAGTCATTCCCTTAGTCGCAATCAATTCATCTGTTAACTGCATCAAGGATTGACTGGTTTTGGGGTCAAGTGCAGCAGTATGCTCATCCAATAACAATAATTCTGGTTGTTTCAAACTCGCCATCAAAAGACTCAATGCCTGACGTTGACCACCTGATAAAAGCCCCGCTGGCGTTTCCAAATGTTTTTCCAAACCATTTCCAACTCGCGGTAAGAGTTGAGCAAATTCCTCTATCTGTTGAGATAATTTACGTGGTACCAAACCCCGTCCCTCGCCACGGTATTTTGCGATGAGCAGGTTTTCAGCCACCGTCATACGAGGAGCTGTTCCCATTTTCGGATCTTGAAAGACACGAGCCAAGTATTTTGCCCGCTTCTCTGCAGGCCAATTGCTCACATCCTCACCAAGAATATGAACTGAACCACTGGTCAAGGGCAAGGTTCCTGCAATGACATTAAAAAGTGTTGACTTTCCAGCTCCATTACCACCTAAAATTGTAATAAAATCCCCTTGGTAGATGGTCAGATTTACCTTATCTAAGATGACACGCTCTTCATTAAATCCATTGGTCACTACTTTAGTAGCATTTTTTAATTCTACAATTGCTTTCATCTTGACAAACTAGCTCCTTTCAACACTTTATTTTTCAACTCGGGAACCATGAGACAGATTGCCAAAATCATAGCAGAGAAGATACGAAGGTAGCTAGTATTGATTCCTAGTGAAATAACACCGAGAATTAAGAATTGATAAAAGATAGCTCCTACAGCAATGGCCAATAATCGCTCCAGCATGGTCAGATTTCCATATAGAACTTCACCTATGATGAGACTAGCCATTCCGACCACAATGACACCAATACCGCGAGAAACATCCGCATAGCCTTCCTGTTGTGCAATTAAGGCTCCAGCAAGAGCAATAATCCCGTTTGAAAGTACTAAACCGAGCAATTCCATTCTGCTGGTGTGGATACCAAAACTACGCGCCATATCTGGATTGTCCCCTGTCGCGATAAAAGCTTGTCCAAGTTTTGTATATAGGAAGAACATCAAAGCTGCAATCACTAAGGCAACACTTCCCAAACCTAACAACAAGCTATTGACCTGATCAGAAAAAGGAAGTAAATCTTGTAAACGATTCGTATTCAACAAGCCCAAATTAGCACGACCCATGATAAATAATATAACAGAATGGCAGGAGGACATCACTAATATACCAGCCAAAAGCGTGGGGATTTTCCCCTTGGTATATAGCAAGCCCGTAACTAATCCTGCCATGCACCCTGCCAAAACAGCTGCCAAAGTTGCCAAAACAGGATGAACTCCCTGAGTGAGCAAGGTAACAGCAACTGCTCCTCCTAGAGGAAAAGAGCCTTCGGTCGTCATATCTGGAAAATTCAATATTCTAAACGTGACGAATATTCCTAAACCAAGTACAGCCCATAAAAGAGCTTGTGAAACTGTTGATACAATCATAACTATCCTTTGTTTTATTCAATAACTTTACTTGCCTGATTGATCACATCATCTGACAAGGTAATTCCTAATTCTTTAGCAACTTTTTGGTTAACGACAACGGTTCCTTCATTAAAAATTTGTACAGGTGTATCCGCTGGATTCGCACCATCAAGAATTTTTGCAGCCATTTTACCAGTTGCAACACCCAAATCATATTGACTGAGGGTAACAGATGCGATACCACCGCCTTCGACCATGTCTGCTACGCTTGTGAAAATCGGCGTTTTGCTTTTATTCGCCACAGAAACAACTGTTGAAAATGCAGATGCAACCGTATTATCTACTGGGGTAAAGAGGGCGTCTACCTTGCTGCTTGCCACCTCCACAGTAGAAGCCAATTCATTGCTTGATGCAACTGCATATTCAAGAACTGTATAGCCAGCCTCTTCTGCTGCTGCCTTAAATTCAGCAACTTGAATTTTTGAATTGTCTTCGTTTGAGGAGTAAAGAACACCGATTGTTTTTGCATCTGGTGTAATTTCTTTAATCAGAGAAACAGTATCTGCTACTGGTGTTTGGTCAGATACCCCTGTAATATTTCCATCAGGATTTTTCAAGTCAGTTACCAAGTTAGCCCCAACAGGATCTGTTACAGCCCCCATGATGATAGGTAATTCTGTCGTAGCGTTTGCTAATCCCTGTGCAGCAGGTGTCGCAATACCAATCAATAGCTCATTGCCATTGTCCACCAATTTTTTACTCATGGTTTGAACCTGTGACTGATCACCTTCTGCATTCATAAAATCAATAGAGAGATTCTCAGTTGTTGTATAGCCACCTTCTTCAAGTCCTGCTTTGATTCCCTTGTAAATTTCGTCTAGTGAATCATGCGTCACAAATTGGAGGACCCCAATTTTAACTTTTTCTGTGCTATTCGTTGAATTGTTCTGTTCTTTTTGCGTCAAAAACAAGGCAGCAACCACCATCACAGTAAGGGCAATAATTGTAGCAAGTAAATTCTTATTTTTCATCATATCTAATTCTCCTTTTTAATAAACAAATCCTACATCATCAGTATACTATTCCACCATCGCCATCGTTTCATCATGATTACCTCGTTTTGTTAATAATTGTCAAAGTAGATTGCTTTTAGATAAGGAACGGAGGCGCAGACATAACTCAAGTTAGGCAAGCCGAACGTGACACAATATAAAAGCACTCTACGAAGACAATGGAAAAGCCCCCGCAGGAAAAACCAACCTGCGAGGGCGTCAATGACACGGTGCCACCTCACTTATGGGAATTGTATAGAATCCTCCCATATCTCATCTCCTCTAACAAGGAGTTGCACTGTAAGGTGTGCGGACCGAACTATCATTGTTTTAAGTTCATTTGCGTGACTGTTTTGGCTGAGTACTTTGTTAGCTCTCCTTGCTATACCGCCAGTATAAGCTGCGTCGACCTGCCTCGTACTCAGCCAAAACAGTCTACGCAAAGTATGCTATGCCAAACAATCATTTGTGCACCCAAGTCTGAATACAGACAATTCTGCACATCAGCCCATTTCATAAAACTCCGCCACCCGTTCTCAGTACCACAGGCTCCCTGAAGACTTCTGCTTTACTACTTCTTCTGATTAAAAAAATTATACGGCATCAAAAAGTCTTTGTCAAGGCTTTTGATTAAATTTTCTGAAAATTTTTCTTCCGGCTACGTGCTGAGTCTCATCAAAATATCTATAAAATATGATATACTAGACTGAGTTATAGCGATTAGAAAGAGGAAAACCATGTCTTTTGACGGATTTTTTTTACATCACATGACGGCTGAGTTAAGGGCCAATTTAGAAGGTGGGCGGATTCAGAAAATCAACCAGCCCTTTGAACAGGAAATTGTTCTGAACATCCGAAGCAACCGCCAGAGCCATAAATTGCTCTTGTCTGCACATTCCGTTTTTGGCCGTGTCCAGCTCACTCAAACAGAATTTACAAATCCTAAGGTGCCTAATACCTTTACCATGATTCTGAGGAAGTATTTACAAGGTGCGGTTATCGAGGAAATTAAACAGTTAGAAAACGATCGCATCTTAGAGTTTTCG
Protein-coding regions in this window:
- the trpX gene encoding tryptophan ABC transporter substrate-binding protein yields the protein MKNKNLLATIIALTVMVVAALFLTQKEQNNSTNSTEKVKIGVLQFVTHDSLDEIYKGIKAGLEEGGYTTTENLSIDFMNAEGDQSQVQTMSKKLVDNGNELLIGIATPAAQGLANATTELPIIMGAVTDPVGANLVTDLKNPDGNITGVSDQTPVADTVSLIKEITPDAKTIGVLYSSNEDNSKIQVAEFKAAAEEAGYTVLEYAVASSNELASTVEVASSKVDALFTPVDNTVASAFSTVVSVANKSKTPIFTSVADMVEGGGIASVTLSQYDLGVATGKMAAKILDGANPADTPVQIFNEGTVVVNQKVAKELGITLSDDVINQASKVIE